Proteins from a genomic interval of Pseudomonas versuta:
- the queG gene encoding tRNA epoxyqueuosine(34) reductase QueG has protein sequence MPAITVDLPALAQSIKEWGRELGFQQVAIAGLDLGEHEQHLERWLAAGYHGDMEYMGAHGSKRSHPEELVPGTLRVVSLRMDYLPGDTHMAQLLAQPEKAYVSRYALGRDYHKLIRKRVQQLADRIQADIGPFGFRAFVDSAPVLEKAIAQKAGLGWIGKNTLVLNRKAGSYFFLSELFVDLPLPVDAPHETEHCGRCTACLDICPTNAFVGPYVLDARRCISYLTIELKTAIPEDLRPLIGNRVFGCDDCQIVCPWNRFARTTAEGDFKPRHNLDNAGLAELFMWDEDKFLSNTEGSPLRRAGYERWLRNLAVGLGNAPSSIPVLEALKARREYPSELVQEHVEWALAQHEQRV, from the coding sequence ATGCCTGCTATTACCGTCGACCTCCCCGCTCTCGCACAATCCATCAAGGAATGGGGCCGCGAGCTGGGCTTTCAACAAGTCGCCATTGCCGGCCTCGACCTGGGAGAACACGAGCAACATCTGGAGCGCTGGCTGGCAGCCGGCTACCACGGCGACATGGAATACATGGGCGCACATGGCAGCAAACGTTCACATCCTGAAGAGCTGGTGCCCGGCACCTTGCGCGTGGTGTCGCTGCGCATGGACTACCTGCCCGGCGATACCCACATGGCACAATTGCTGGCCCAGCCTGAAAAAGCCTACGTATCGCGTTACGCCCTGGGCCGCGACTACCACAAGCTGATCCGCAAACGCGTGCAGCAACTGGCTGACCGGATCCAGGCGGACATCGGCCCGTTCGGCTTTCGCGCCTTTGTCGACAGCGCCCCGGTGCTGGAAAAAGCCATCGCGCAAAAGGCCGGCCTGGGCTGGATCGGCAAAAACACCCTGGTACTCAACCGCAAGGCCGGAAGCTACTTCTTTCTGAGCGAGCTGTTTGTGGATTTACCGCTGCCCGTGGATGCGCCCCACGAGACAGAACACTGCGGACGCTGCACTGCATGCCTGGACATTTGCCCCACCAACGCCTTCGTCGGGCCTTACGTGCTGGATGCGCGGCGCTGCATTTCATACCTGACCATCGAACTGAAAACCGCGATCCCCGAAGACTTGCGTCCACTGATCGGCAATCGGGTGTTCGGGTGTGACGATTGCCAGATCGTCTGCCCCTGGAACCGCTTTGCCCGCACCACGGCTGAAGGCGACTTCAAACCCCGACACAACCTCGATAACGCCGGGCTGGCCGAACTGTTCATGTGGGACGAAGACAAGTTTCTGAGCAACACCGAAGGCTCTCCGCTACGCCGTGCCGGCTACGAGCGCTGGCTGCGCAACCTGGCGGTTGGCCTGGGCAATGCCCCGTCGAGCATACCGGTACTCGAAGCGCTCAAAGCAAGGCGTGAATACCCGTCCGAGCTGGTACAGGAACATGTGGAGTGGGCGTTGGCCCAGCACGAGCAACGCGTCTGA
- a CDS encoding trimeric intracellular cation channel family protein, whose protein sequence is MLLMLYLVAITAEAMTGALSAGRRGMDWFGVVLIACVTALGGGSVRDVLLGHYPLTWVKHPEYLVLTTFAALVTIFIAPLMRHLRSLFLVLDALGLVAFTLIGCMTALEMGQGMLVASVSGVITGVFGGILRDIFCNDIPLIFRRELYASVSFAAAWCFLLCTYLQMPNDQAIFVTLFGGLLLRLLAIRFNWEMPKFVYNDEH, encoded by the coding sequence ATGTTGCTGATGCTCTATTTAGTTGCCATTACTGCCGAGGCCATGACCGGGGCACTGTCTGCCGGTCGGCGGGGCATGGACTGGTTCGGGGTGGTGCTGATTGCCTGCGTCACCGCCTTGGGCGGCGGATCGGTGCGTGATGTGCTGTTGGGCCATTACCCGCTGACCTGGGTCAAACACCCGGAATACTTGGTGCTCACCACCTTTGCCGCGCTGGTGACGATCTTTATCGCGCCGTTGATGCGCCATCTGCGCTCACTGTTTTTGGTGCTCGACGCACTGGGGCTGGTAGCGTTCACCCTGATTGGCTGCATGACCGCGCTCGAAATGGGCCAGGGCATGTTGGTCGCTTCGGTGAGTGGCGTGATTACCGGGGTGTTCGGTGGCATCCTGCGCGATATCTTCTGTAACGACATCCCGCTGATCTTCCGCCGCGAGCTGTACGCCAGCGTGTCGTTTGCTGCGGCCTGGTGTTTCTTGCTGTGCACCTATCTGCAGATGCCCAACGATCAGGCGATTTTCGTCACCTTGTTCGGCGGGCTTTTGCTGCGTTTGCTGGCGATTCGCTTCAACTGGGAAATGCCCAAGTTCGTGTACAACGACGAGCATTGA
- the orn gene encoding oligoribonuclease: MNNAQNLIWIDLEMTGLDPDNDVIIEMATIVTDSNLNTLAEGPVIAIHHSDEVLARMDEWNTRTHGGSGLTQRVKDSTTTMAEAEAQTIAFLEQWVPKGKSPICGNSICQDRRFLYTHMKTLESYFHYRNLDVSTLKELVARWAPEVRDSLVKKGTHLALDDIRESIAELQHYRKHFIKF, from the coding sequence ATGAACAACGCGCAGAACCTGATCTGGATCGACCTGGAAATGACCGGTCTGGATCCTGATAACGACGTCATTATTGAAATGGCCACCATCGTCACCGACAGCAACCTCAACACCTTGGCTGAAGGTCCGGTTATCGCCATCCATCACAGCGATGAAGTGCTGGCGCGCATGGACGAATGGAACACTCGCACTCACGGTGGCAGCGGCCTGACCCAGCGGGTCAAGGACAGCACCACCACCATGGCCGAGGCCGAGGCGCAGACCATCGCCTTTCTTGAGCAATGGGTGCCTAAAGGCAAATCACCGATCTGCGGCAACAGCATTTGCCAGGACCGGCGTTTTTTGTACACCCACATGAAAACCCTTGAAAGCTACTTCCATTATCGCAACCTCGACGTCTCGACCCTTAAAGAGCTGGTTGCCCGCTGGGCACCGGAAGTGCGCGACAGCCTGGTGAAAAAAGGCACGCACCTGGCGCTGGACGACATTCGCGAGTCGATTGCCGAGCTGCAGCACTACCGCAAGCACTTCATCAAGTTCTAA
- the rsgA gene encoding small ribosomal subunit biogenesis GTPase RsgA, translating into MAKRQLNRRQNWRIEKIQGERAARAAKRESSAVEALEGGDLGAEQLGLVIAHFGVQVEVEAQEGELKGQMFRCHLRANLPALVTGDTVVWRAGNQGIGVIVAQLPRKTELCRPDSRGQLKPVAANVDMIVIVFAPMPEPHANLIDRYLVAAEHAGIRPLLLLNKADLIDDQNAPALNALLAVYRQLGYPVLEVSAHHGDGMQQLQAQLDGHISVFVGQSGVGKSSLVNSLLPEVNLRVGPLSEVSGQGTHTTTTARLFHFPGGGDLIDSPGIREFGLGHVSRADVEAGFIEFNDLIGRCRFRDCKHDREPGCALLMALEDGRVQQQRMNSYRSIIASLPESSY; encoded by the coding sequence ATGGCCAAACGCCAGCTCAATCGTCGCCAAAACTGGCGCATCGAAAAGATCCAGGGCGAGCGCGCTGCCCGCGCCGCCAAACGTGAATCCAGTGCTGTCGAAGCACTTGAAGGCGGCGACCTGGGCGCCGAACAGCTCGGCCTGGTGATCGCGCACTTTGGGGTGCAGGTCGAAGTCGAAGCCCAGGAAGGCGAGCTGAAAGGCCAGATGTTCCGTTGCCACTTGCGCGCCAACCTGCCTGCACTGGTCACCGGTGACACCGTCGTGTGGCGCGCGGGCAACCAGGGGATCGGCGTTATCGTCGCCCAGTTGCCGCGTAAAACCGAACTCTGCCGCCCGGACAGCCGCGGTCAGCTAAAGCCGGTCGCAGCAAACGTCGACATGATCGTCATCGTGTTCGCTCCGATGCCCGAGCCGCACGCCAACCTGATCGACCGCTACCTGGTCGCCGCCGAGCACGCCGGGATTCGTCCCTTGCTGCTGCTCAACAAAGCCGACCTGATCGACGACCAGAACGCTCCGGCGCTGAATGCTTTGTTGGCGGTGTATCGCCAGCTGGGCTACCCGGTGCTGGAAGTTTCGGCGCACCACGGCGATGGCATGCAGCAGTTGCAAGCGCAACTGGACGGCCATATCAGCGTGTTTGTGGGCCAGTCAGGCGTGGGCAAATCGTCCCTGGTCAACAGCCTGCTGCCGGAGGTCAACCTTCGTGTCGGGCCATTGTCCGAAGTGTCGGGCCAGGGCACGCACACCACCACCACCGCACGCTTGTTCCACTTCCCGGGCGGCGGCGACTTGATCGACTCCCCGGGGATTCGCGAGTTTGGCCTGGGCCACGTGAGCCGGGCTGATGTAGAAGCGGGCTTTATCGAGTTCAACGACTTGATCGGCCGCTGCCGCTTCCGCGACTGCAAACACGACCGCGAACCAGGCTGTGCTTTGTTGATGGCGCTGGAGGATGGCCGCGTGCAGCAACAGCGCATGAACAGCTATCGCTCGATCATTGCCAGCTTGCCCGAGTCGAGTTACTGA
- the motB gene encoding flagellar motor protein MotB — translation MENNQPIIIKRVKRYASGHHGGAWKIAFADFATAMMAFFLVMWLMTAATPEQKIAIGGYFKDPIGFSESGTPYTIDLGGTPALAPDKTLNPEEQLQPQPEKINVDSDHVNSDQAESVAEQVEKERLELLLQELQNKVEENPQLRKFKDQLLFEITPDGLRIQIMDAENRPMFDVGSARLKPYFEDILLALADTIEAVPNKVSISGHTDATPYAGSGDFGNWELSANRANAARRALVAGSYPQSQVARVVGYASSALFDKANPTNPVNRRIDIVVLTKKAQKAIEGEQGAEPVKAQELPKAPVDPTALPADQQPMPAHEPRQKLNLFDDKAPATP, via the coding sequence ATGGAAAACAATCAGCCGATCATCATCAAGCGCGTCAAGCGCTACGCATCAGGTCATCACGGTGGTGCCTGGAAAATCGCCTTCGCCGACTTTGCCACGGCGATGATGGCGTTCTTTCTGGTGATGTGGCTGATGACCGCCGCCACCCCGGAACAAAAGATTGCCATCGGCGGTTACTTCAAGGATCCGATCGGGTTCAGCGAAAGCGGCACGCCCTACACCATTGACCTGGGCGGCACGCCTGCGCTGGCGCCGGACAAAACGCTCAACCCCGAAGAGCAGCTGCAGCCCCAGCCCGAGAAGATCAACGTCGACTCTGATCATGTTAATTCTGACCAGGCCGAAAGCGTGGCGGAGCAGGTCGAGAAAGAGCGTCTTGAACTGTTGCTGCAGGAGTTGCAGAACAAGGTCGAAGAAAACCCGCAGTTGCGCAAGTTCAAGGACCAGTTGCTGTTTGAGATCACCCCGGACGGCCTGCGGATCCAGATCATGGATGCTGAAAACCGGCCGATGTTCGATGTCGGCAGTGCGCGGCTCAAGCCGTACTTCGAGGATATTTTGCTAGCCCTGGCCGACACCATTGAAGCGGTGCCCAACAAGGTCAGCATCAGCGGCCACACGGACGCCACGCCTTATGCCGGCAGTGGTGATTTCGGCAACTGGGAGTTGTCGGCTAACCGTGCGAATGCGGCCCGACGCGCACTTGTGGCCGGCAGCTACCCGCAAAGCCAGGTGGCGCGGGTGGTGGGGTATGCCTCGTCGGCTCTGTTTGATAAAGCCAACCCGACCAACCCGGTCAACCGCCGGATCGACATTGTGGTGCTGACCAAAAAGGCACAAAAGGCGATTGAGGGTGAGCAGGGTGCGGAGCCGGTCAAGGCGCAAGAACTGCCCAAGGCGCCGGTTGATCCGACTGCCTTGCCGGCGGATCAGCAGCCGATGCCGGCCCATGAACCGCGCCAGAAGCTCAACCTGTTTGACGATAAGGCTCCGGCCACGCCCTGA
- the motA gene encoding flagellar motor stator protein MotA: MAKIIGIIVVFASVLGGYVLSHGKIGALIQPFEVLIIGGAAFGAFLQANPGYMTMHVIKKSLGMFGSRFSHTFYLEVLGLIYEILNKSRREGMMAIEADVEDAAASPIFAKYPTVLKDERMTAFICDYLRIMSSGNMAPHELEGLFDMELFNLKEELEHPSHAVTGIADGMPGFGIVAAVLGIVVTMASLGEGDQAAIGQHVGAALVGTFFGILAAYGFFGPLATSLAHDAKEELNVYESIKASLVASASGMPPSLAVEFGRKVLYPKHRPSFSELEQVVRGR, from the coding sequence ATGGCTAAAATTATCGGCATCATCGTCGTGTTCGCGAGCGTACTCGGCGGATACGTACTTTCCCACGGCAAGATCGGGGCGCTGATTCAGCCGTTCGAGGTCCTGATTATTGGCGGCGCGGCGTTCGGTGCATTCCTGCAGGCCAACCCGGGTTACATGACCATGCACGTGATCAAAAAATCACTGGGCATGTTCGGGTCACGCTTCTCCCACACTTTTTATCTGGAAGTGCTGGGCCTGATTTACGAGATTCTCAACAAGAGCCGGCGCGAAGGCATGATGGCCATTGAGGCCGATGTCGAGGATGCCGCTGCCAGCCCTATCTTCGCCAAATACCCGACCGTGCTCAAAGATGAGCGCATGACGGCATTTATCTGTGACTACCTGCGCATCATGTCGTCGGGCAACATGGCGCCCCACGAGCTTGAGGGGCTGTTCGACATGGAGCTGTTCAACCTCAAGGAGGAGCTGGAGCATCCTTCCCACGCCGTTACCGGAATTGCCGACGGTATGCCGGGCTTCGGTATCGTGGCGGCGGTTCTGGGCATCGTGGTGACCATGGCTTCCCTGGGGGAGGGCGATCAGGCTGCCATTGGCCAGCACGTAGGTGCGGCTTTGGTGGGTACATTCTTCGGTATTCTGGCGGCGTATGGTTTCTTTGGTCCTTTGGCCACATCCCTGGCGCACGATGCCAAGGAAGAACTCAACGTATACGAATCGATCAAGGCATCGCTGGTCGCATCGGCCTCGGGCATGCCGCCGTCACTGGCGGTCGAGTTCGGCCGCAAAGTGTTGTATCCCAAGCACCGGCCGAGCTTTTCCGAGCTGGAGCAAGTGGTTCGCGGTCGCTGA
- a CDS encoding HDOD domain-containing protein translates to MTRETLPPLATPSTLDTWVQRLDAAQLPVPLHSHALVCKALNDSRRSLRDISEVMQDSPALALTLIREANQHQQSSLSEPAESLEVAINRLGLKRTQTLLEQMNALPNEQIPLAFRQIQLISQHAAQQAVGLFGNRLARLWQEIYWGSLLFLSPLWALALTYPELLEEWELRVIHKGEHASGVEQKLFGVRLFDICLSLAQLWRLPAWVLQGYRVMLEEQRTLVSVLHIARDTHNPLRQQQRLDADPALRRWLNQPANSVLLANGLALSAQSGWDTPHNMRWQLLTALYLQTTLDDVQQLVHQNAASSARYHSVPDLWHPAQALLWPWDTRLANHARQPAAPPSAEALALWRKLCGQLLAEPSSFANAMHLTTCAREALLACGMQRLMLLKADKTATTLQVCEVSGLPAAAFDISFTISESTALQRLMMQPAQVRLTPGNNTTISSVLPANLRHLFPGEHLLLRSLSSNGRVVMLLVADQGGGMFCETSVQAFGKTAQCIEKALNSFSSRGR, encoded by the coding sequence ATGACCAGAGAAACCCTCCCGCCACTAGCAACACCCTCAACCCTGGATACCTGGGTCCAGCGCCTTGATGCCGCTCAATTGCCGGTCCCGCTGCATAGCCATGCGCTGGTGTGCAAGGCACTCAACGACAGCCGCCGCTCGTTGCGCGACATTAGCGAAGTGATGCAAGACAGCCCCGCACTGGCGCTGACCCTGATCCGTGAGGCCAACCAGCACCAGCAGAGCAGCCTCAGCGAACCTGCCGAGAGCCTGGAAGTCGCCATCAATCGACTGGGCCTCAAACGCACCCAGACGCTGCTCGAACAGATGAACGCTTTGCCGAATGAGCAAATCCCCCTGGCGTTCCGGCAAATCCAGCTCATCAGCCAGCATGCGGCGCAACAGGCCGTCGGCCTGTTCGGCAATCGTCTGGCACGGCTGTGGCAGGAAATCTACTGGGGCAGCCTGCTGTTTCTCTCGCCGCTGTGGGCACTGGCGCTGACCTATCCAGAACTGCTCGAAGAATGGGAGCTACGGGTCATTCACAAAGGCGAGCACGCCAGTGGAGTCGAACAGAAACTGTTCGGTGTCCGCCTGTTTGATATCTGCCTTTCACTGGCGCAACTGTGGCGACTACCGGCATGGGTGCTCCAGGGCTACAGGGTCATGCTTGAAGAGCAGCGCACGCTGGTCAGTGTGTTGCACATCGCCCGCGACACTCATAACCCGCTGCGCCAGCAACAGCGGCTGGACGCCGATCCGGCCCTGCGCCGCTGGCTCAATCAACCGGCCAACAGTGTGTTGCTGGCCAACGGCCTGGCGCTGTCGGCTCAATCCGGCTGGGACACCCCGCACAACATGCGCTGGCAGTTGCTGACGGCGCTGTACCTGCAGACCACACTGGATGATGTGCAGCAACTGGTGCACCAAAACGCGGCGAGCAGCGCTCGCTATCATTCGGTGCCTGACCTGTGGCACCCGGCACAAGCCCTGCTCTGGCCATGGGATACACGCCTTGCCAATCACGCCCGGCAACCCGCTGCACCACCGTCTGCCGAGGCGCTGGCACTATGGCGCAAACTGTGTGGGCAGCTGCTGGCAGAGCCGAGTTCATTCGCCAACGCAATGCACCTCACCACCTGTGCCCGCGAGGCCCTGCTGGCCTGTGGCATGCAACGGCTGATGCTCCTGAAGGCAGATAAAACAGCCACCACCCTGCAGGTTTGCGAGGTGTCCGGGTTGCCCGCGGCGGCATTCGACATCAGCTTTACCATCAGTGAAAGTACCGCCCTGCAACGCTTGATGATGCAACCTGCGCAAGTACGCCTGACTCCCGGGAATAACACGACGATTTCTTCGGTCCTGCCTGCCAACTTGCGCCACCTGTTCCCCGGCGAGCATCTGCTGCTACGCTCGCTGAGCAGCAATGGCCGAGTCGTGATGCTGCTCGTGGCTGACCAGGGTGGCGGCATGTTTTGCGAGACCAGCGTGCAGGCATTTGGCAAAACCGCGCAATGCATCGAGAAAGCCCTGAATAGCTTTAGCTCTCGCGGGCGCTAG